In Lolium rigidum isolate FL_2022 chromosome 3, APGP_CSIRO_Lrig_0.1, whole genome shotgun sequence, the genomic window ctctgtaaccctaagaagagacagttcctccctgcagcctccttctacctcaggttaggccctcacctctgtccacagCCCCTTTAGCCAGGAATGTTGGACAACATTAAACATCTCCTGGCAGCAATATGGCAATAGACTCCAGACCATTGAGCAAGCTAAACCACAATGGGCAAGACCCATGTTCATGGAAATTTTCATAGTAGGAGCCTGGAGTATCCGGAAAGAAAGGAATAACTTCTTATTCAACAACATCACACCAGAATTGGAATCCTGGAAGAGAAGGTTCATTCGGGACTTCTCCCTACTAATTCATAGGACTAAGGAAGACCTGCATCCCTTTATTTCaagttttgcaaataatctctcttttcttttctttttgagtcCCATCCTGTACAACGTAATCTTTGTGGACTTTGCCCCAAGTGGGATCTATTAATTAATATACAAAAGCAATAGGAGCCTTTCCTATTGTtaaagcttcaaaaaaaaaaagccgaGCCACATAGGATTCTTGAGCCAAACGCTTGTACACTCGCCGAAGAAAACCGTCGCAAACTGAGCAGCTTGACCAGAATACGAAGTTCACCATCATGCAACACTTAAAATGGAGAGACAGAGGCGTGAGCGTATGACAACAGATCAGATAGAGGCAGACGCGAGAGAACGAGAGGAGGACACGGACGAAGAACGATGACGAAGCTGGGCCATCACGCCCACCAACCGACAGCGAGTAGGACAGTTGTCTAGTGTTAAATTTAATTGTTTTTATCcaaacttgtaatatataataaatttgaatgaaaatttAAATTTATGTCAAATTGCAGGTTTGTTTAAAAGCCATTTGGGGGACGTTGCTGGGCAGAGGCGTCCCTAAAAAGCGGCAACCCGCACCGACATACCTCACAAAGTGCATCTTAGATGCTCTAGGCATATCGATGACTAAAGTCTTAAACGAGGCTATGCTTCAGCCATCGACTGTGAAACCGTTAAACATCAACGAAAAACACATAATAGCTTTAAACGAGAAATATTGATCACCTTTCTGGGTTGTGGCACAGGAACTGCCATCCCTTTCTGAGTTGTGGCAGAGGAACGGCCATCCAAAATGCAGCGAAGACAGAGTGAAACTCCCTAAAGCTACCAAGAACTCCAAAAAAACTGCCGGTAAACTGTATTTGGAAGAGCACTCTGGCTGTGGTTCAGTTTATAAAGATATCTTTATACAAGCCACAATGCAAAGCAGATCGGCAGTCAATCTTGCTACAATACTTTAACATATCATTATGAAGACACAGTAAACCTGAGTGGTTAATTAATTACAGTACTCTAAAACCTGGCAGTTCATGCGATCAGTGATGTTGGTGAACACTAGCAGAGATGCTCCTTTTCCAGTGAAAATACACGAGCACGCATCTTGAACTGGGTCCAGCTCATGGTAAGATCACCATGTGCATCTCCGCCTCACAGTAGTCCCTCTGATGTTGTCGTATGTGCACCCCTTCACTATTTGATTTTCTATCTTAAAGATGATGCAGTATCTTATTCCCAATCCTCATGTTGAGTCTTTATTTGGAGCTGGAGCAGTAGGTGGTGCCGCTGGTGGGCGAGCCATATCTAAGTTTTGCATCTCGCTTGCAAGCAGTGCCCTTCTTTCTTTCAAGAAGTTGAGCCGGTTTGTCAGCTTAGCTAATGCATTTGGTGGTCCGCCCCCAGGTTCCTGAATGTATATGTAGTTGCTTAAATTCAGTCCATAAactggcagcagcagcagcagaagcaCCGACAAACTTTAGTAAGGCATAGAGATTACCTCCGTTCTAATACTTGAATACGCATTCGGTCCTTGAAGCCTGTTTAGATGTGGGCTATTTGAGTTTTGCCTTGCCAATCTTTGAGCGCCTGAGAAAAATCAAGCATTTTAAACTACTAGTACTAGAATCATTTCTATTAACTTTTGCTTTTTTGGGCACAATTGTTCTAAATGAAGATCAAGAAGTATGGTTATAGATATTACCACCTCAACATTTGTTGTGTTAAAAAGTTAGTACTCAGTTGCAGCTGGTGAGCTGGCTTACCTGTTGAAGATGAATGCTGTGTAGCTTGCCTCCTTAATTGTTCGACAAGCTCCGCCTGAAATGAGAACAATGGAACTGAGCAACCGAAGAACTAAAAGCACAACCAGGTTATATTTTCGTCCTGTCATCCTTAACTTCAATGAGCCTGGATTCTTTGCTACGTAATCTATATATTTTCTTTGGTGTCTACAGTTTCGAATCATGCAAGACAACAAGGACATTTAGTTCTTTTGGTATAGTTTTTACTGGACACTTCAGGCATATCAGGTTCTTCTTGTTTATCTGTAAATATCTGGACAAATCCATGACTAACTTGCTTATACAGTCTACATTTTCCATTCCAGATATTAGGAATAATATTAGACCATTCATAGGGACGTTACAGCAGAGTAGCAGTTCAGACAGTCCATTTCTGGCAAAATGGAAGGAAAAGCCTCTTATGGTCTTACCATGCCACCAGTACCGGGTACCAAACGAGGTACAGAACTGAACCCAGCGATCGATGATGCTTCGGCTGAGGAGCTAATCTCTTGTTTCTCCCTGGAGAAAAGTAGCTTACTTTGGTATAAGTCTTTTAAAAGTATGTTCCTCTCCATAACTTAGAACTCTAAATAGATAGAAAAAATGCTATGAAATGCTCTAGCAAGAAAGCCTTACTCGAGTGGGTTTTCACTACTTATGAGTCTTTTATTGCATGATTCGCATAGCGAGCTGGAGCCCAGCGGGGCCTGGCTGCTGAGTTGTCCACGGAGATCACAAGCCTTTTGCTTCAAGTTCAAAATATCAGCTTCAGCAGCAGCAACTTCCTCAAGATCAGCCTTAGTCTTTTTTTACAAGAAGAAAATTTCAAATGGTGGAAAGAATTTTAGCTTTAACGAAACATAAACACAGCTTCTAAAGAGTACCTTGCTGTCTATTGATGACGGGAAGGACACCTGCCCTCTTCGCATATTCATCAGCCCAGACTCCAATGAGGTCCTCAAACTTCTTTCCTTCTGCAGCTGGTCTCGCAAATTTTCCACCTGTTGAATGCACAAAATATTATTATTGAACAGTAATTGCAAAACTTACCCTGGAAAGTATACCAAAACAACTCCAGGAGATCGAAAGTACACTATAGTAGTGAGTTATAATTTGTAGTGCCAAACAATTGTCTATCAGGAGGGGTTGCTAGTCTCCATCAACTGAAAGTAGTTTAAAATGATGGAACAAGAGGATTCACCTTTAAGTCCCCATAGTGTCAGAAATGTATAGTAAATTGTATTGTCTGATTTATGATGAAAATGGCAATGATAAAGTCGCATTTAAAGGTTTTAGTAGCATTATAACCATAGCCAGTGGAGTCCAGGCCATAATATATCATAGTACCAAGAAAGATAAGTACTCAGCATTACCATGATTGCAAGAAACATTGACAGTATTTGAAAGGAGGCGAGAAGTGGAAATTGTTAAAGTATTGTCCACCTCCTCCATTAGCTTGGACTTCTGGTTCTACTAGTTGGTGCATGAAACTTGGTATGGTATCAGCTTGGCTTTCGCAATTTATAAAGAAAAAAAATGCTCACCCTCTTTTCGTCCACGTTTGGCCTTATTGAGCCACACGTGAGGTAGGTTGTTGAAGTATACGTGGATTTCTCAACATTCTCCATTAGCTCGGATTTTTGGTTCTACTGGTGGGTGCATGAAACTTAATATAAATCATGTGTATTGTCACATCAATTgtgcttcatggtggctcatggtTCAGATTGTGGCCTGAGTCAATTATGAAAATCATGTGGCCAAATGGGGCTGTCTGAGCATGTGCTGTTAGCTCACAGCGAGCTACTAAGTTTTTAGATACATCCAGTCAAATATAATTTTCAAAAATACAGCAAAGACTCGCATGTTTGGATAAAAACATCATACTGCGCCAGAACTGTTAGCTTGGTTGTTTTTGCTATGATGTAGGATGCTGTCCTATTACTAAATATCATGTCTGGGAGGAGTATGAGCAGCAAGAAAATGCTGCTTTCTATGCAGCTAATCAGGCATTAAAAGGGGAAGAAGTGATGGAATGATTAGTTTGATATAATACTGTATTATCTGCCTGGGATCATGTTTCCTGAGAATTTTTCTGGATGTACAATGCAATTTCAGTAGTAGTTTTCCATTTCAACTGACAAGGCAGTCAGATGTTTGGGGTAAATTCCCTCGGCATCGTGAATAATGGCTCATCTTAAGGAATGACATAATCAAACCTTGAGTAAAATGCAGAGAATCCATTTGTTGAcaccaaaatatttttttttgagaaacgcaaaggacctttgtGTTTCATACTttcatttcatttcattgaagAGATAGGAGTTGGTTTAAAGTCCTTCTAAGTGGTTGGTTACAAAATGTGAAGACCATAATCTAAATTTATTCTGTGGTCACATTTTTTCAAGAAAACGCAAAAGatttttgcgtttcatttcattggaaagatagagtttgtTACAATCCTCCTAGGAGGCAGATTACAGATGTTTGGATATTTGGATAGTATTTGTGATTATAATGGTGAAATTGCTCTGTGGTCACATTACTTTAGTTCTGTGGTCACATTGCTTTAGTTCAGATGTTCAGATAGTATCTGTGCTAATAACTTGTAGCAGAATGTTCCTCCCCCCTATAGTTTCTGATGTTTTTCACATATATTGTAAGTTTGCTTTCATCGGTGGTGTCATGATCCCTTATTGAAACAAGTGACCAAGGTGTTCTCTTTGtaggaaaataaataaaaaccttgAGTTTAAGACCTTACTTCTTTTTCAAGTGCTATACGGCGTTCATGTAATGATTCTTTTCGCTTTTCTAGACTTGCCCGAAGGTTTGCATTTTCTTTGACCTGTAAAATACACGACATCATGTCATATAAATTTTTTTGATATCAAACTTATGTATGATTCTAGGGGAAAAGGATGTACCTCCTTTGAAACTTTAGATTGGAGATCAGCTTTGTTGTtctcaagcttctcaataagagcCCTAATACAGAAAATAAATTAGAAAAATAATAACGCAAAAGATATCAACAGTCTTAATGGTAAATATCGTGGAAAAAACAATGTGTTCTTGTGAGTACATAACATTCCACAAAGTACTCGTTATCTCAGAAGAATCTAAAAAGGAATGGTAGCAACATGAATAAAGTTGTCCAAAATATGATTAAATGTGCATAGTGCAAAGAAGACAAAACATGATTAAATGTGCATTGTGCAAAGACAAAACATGAagcttttcttttgtattttgcagAACTTGTGCCTTAATTGTACAATGCCCATTTGATCATTACAGGTGCATCCTACAACATCTGCAGACTTTGGGAGTCATTCTTAATGTGCAAATATGCAATTCAAACCACGTGGATTCTTACCAATATAAGAAAAAAATCCACACATTTTGTAACCCTCAATCTGTATGTCAAGTTTATAGAAGGTACAAATCTTGCAGATGCAAACAACAAAATTTATTCACCTAGCAATGGAAAGACCAAAAAGTCCAGGACTTAAAATGGAAATTGTCTATCTGCTTTTGCAGTTCACAAATGGCCATGTTTGTGAATGACCTTTTTCATGTGCACACATTCAGCATGCTGTGTATCATCGATTGTTCACATACTTTTGAAATGCACAATTACATGTTTTCAAATCGAGTTACGTGTGCAACCCGTTGTGCAAAATCTGCAATCATCATGCTACATTTTGTGCAGTTGTTCACATATACTTGTGTGCTTTGAAGAGACATATTTAAAATCCACGGATGTACAACATGTGCTATAATCTGTGCACTTGAAAAAATCATGCACACATATGACCATCTATGAGctatattattattttttaaacTGTATAAATATATAAGACATGAAGGACGGATACGACAGCAATATGTACAGATGTTTTTTGTACAGTTCATAAATGGCTGTGTTTTGCACTAACGTTTGCAAACTTGTTGTAGCATGTCATACATctgtgatttttcattttttatactACCGGTTGCTCTTTGCAATTAATTTATCTCTCCAATAAACAGCACAATTATATGTGCATCTCAGGAGTGAATAGCAGGCCACTTACTCATCATCACTGCAACACTCAACCTCCTCTGTTGACAGGTCCTTTCTTGCCTGTAAATAAAGTAGTAATCTAGTCAAACTATATGATTATTCTAGTAGCATTGGCAAGCAGAACTATGCAAATAACAATTGCACTTACTGAAGTACGGCCCCATAAGGTTCTTTTGCTCCTATTAGCTGAGCTGCTTGACTTCAGAAGTTTTGCTCTCGAAGATGCTGAACGGGATTTTGAAATATTATCTGTGGATGCATTTGATTCTTTCTCCGCACCATGTTCTGTTCTTGCCGCTTTTGCAGGAGGTTGGCCAATCTGATCATTGCCATTACATGCAGTGCATGAGATATTGGTCTTAACATATGGAACAAGAGGAAGTGTAAGGGAGACAAAGAAGttcgcaagcgcatcaagtcagagacaCAAAGCTATAGTTGTGGACAATCTGTATGTTTGAAGAACACGAGTTAGCTATTCAAGGCTTCCTCAAACACACACCTAGATGTATGTCGTTTGTATTAGAAACAGTAGTCTCCTATATCATGTCCCAGACCATTGAGCTACTGAGAGTGCAACCAAGGTTTTTTCATGCAAGCATGAAATTACAAGCTTCAAGAAGatatttgaaatatataataataagTACCCTGTAAGAGATTAGCACATCGGTTTTAAGCTATGATGAAAACGTCAAATCAACTGTTGACTTTTTATCAGCGCACATGATGAACTCATGGGCAAGTTGAATATGAAAGCATAATCTAATTTGTTTGACCAACAAAATACTAGCATTTCAACAGAATACTCTTTTACCAGatttagaaaaaaaaagtgaCAAGTTGCACATCGGGAAGACACTACCCAATGAACAAACATGTTGAACATACGATTTGACCATAGCATTTGACTGAAAACAGTGCAGTTAATTTTGATAAGATCAAGTATCACCATTTCCAAGAGAAGATCTTCCATAGTCTCTTTCGTTGAATAGAAGCAGGTTACTACTTTTTGTAACGAAACATGCTCTTTGCAGGACCTTTTGACACCAATAACGTTTGAAACTGATACCATTGCTGTCAATTAGCGTACCTTGTCACgtttggcatcaattctgctatTGGCATCACATTCACTGCCGCCAGAAGAGTGTTCAGAATTATCATCCAAGTCTTCTTCAATGTCATCTTCACCAGAATCATAAGAACCATCGTCATCATGGTTTTCGTTATCCGTGGAATATTCCTTGTCAACATCACCATCGTCAGATTCAGTATAAGCGTCTGAAGAACATGAACCTTCTTCCAAATCCTACATAGGTAACTGTTGAATTAGTAATCATAACTTCAAGCAGCTTAACTACAGAAAAAGGAACATGACAACGGAAAAAGATCATACATCAAATATCTGATCATATTCCTCAAGCATAATGATAATAATAGCTTGAGCATGGTTGGCGGCTGCGGCAGCTTGAAGCAGCTGGAATGAACCATCCCCAGCCATACTAAAGTCACTATCAATTTCACATTCACCAAGAAGAAGAGGTCGAAGAAGGAGTGGTGCCATGCAAGCCGCCAAAGCAGAATTAGACATCCTGTTCACAGCTTTGTGTGATCCAACGACCATCATCATCTTAAGAATCCTATAAGAAagatgatgagtttggtgtccgtTGGTGGAATTCGATATTGTTATTGCTATACAGGTTACATTTGACTCATCATAAAACCATTAGAATAATGTAAACATATGACGATGTATTCTTACAGAATGACAATCCAAGACATGAAATTTTGTTGATAAATTTTTAAACCAAAAAGCATCCTAGGTAAATACCTCTGGAGTAATTGTCGATTTGGTTCTGGGAAAACTTCATATACCACTTTATTTATAGCATCAAGTCTTCTTGTCTTGTCAGCTCCTGCACCATCATTTGTCTTATCAGTTTATTATGTTCCAAACAAATCAAAATGTTATGGATAAGGGCATATTGTTTGCTGATTTTTTGGTACAATACTCCATGGAACGTAGTCATTGCGATTATGCATCAGTTTTCTTAAGCTGTGAAATGTATTATTATTAGTGAATAAGTAAATAAAGTTCTGAGACACTCTTACGATAAGCTGTAACCAGCGCGGTGCAACATGATGCAGGAATTGGGGATGCTGGCATCTCCCGAAGGATACACTGTAGTAAATTGGAGCGGAACAAATGTTACAGAAAATATATGAACATAGTATATTCCTCGAGACATCAAAGTCGGTGTTGAAAAATAAACACCTTAATACAGTCACCAATAACATGTCCATCATCTTCTGCGGAGAACTCGTTCTTTCCTACACAATAAAATAAAATTGAAGATGCAGCTTTAAACAGTATACATATGCCAACACAAGTGAACTAGCCCA contains:
- the LOC124697754 gene encoding rho GTPase-activating protein REN1-like, producing MSASEFRIPYQPVSSSQPSENTGQFKICRCGEGDPNSQSSETGDSPPAACPNCQVLKSGHLLLSSKGIGWTTWKKRWFILTRASLVFFRSDPNQPPRGNEPVVTLGGIDLNNSGSVVVKEDRKLLTVLFPDGRDGRTFTLKAETTEELNEWRSALESALAQAPSVANTVGQNPIFSTDGTEPSEAPTEQSEDKSSVIGRPAQFSLVDPDGSPSFLEKALRFIEDYGVKVEGILRQSADVEEVKRRFRDYEKGKNEFSAEDDGHVIGDCIKCILREMPASPIPASCCTALVTAYRADKTRRLDAINKVVYEVFPEPNRQLLQRILKMMMVVGSHKAVNRMSNSALAACMAPLLLRPLLLGECEIDSDFSMAGDGSFQLLQAAAAANHAQAIIIIMLEEYDQIFDDLEEGSCSSDAYTESDDGDVDKEYSTDNENHDDDGSYDSGEDDIEEDLDDNSEHSSGGSECDANSRIDAKRDKIGQPPAKAARTEHGAEKESNASTDNISKSRSASSRAKLLKSSSSANRSKRTLWGRTSARKDLSTEEVECCSDDEALIEKLENNKADLQSKVSKEVKENANLRASLEKRKESLHERRIALEKEVENLRDQLQKERSLRTSLESGLMNMRRGQVSFPSSIDSKTKADLEEVAAAEADILNLKQKACDLRGQLSSQAPLGSSSLCESCNKRLISSENPLEEKQEISSSAEASSIAGFSSVPRLVPGTGGMAELVEQLRRQATQHSSSTGAQRLARQNSNSPHLNRLQGPNAYSSIRTEEPGGGPPNALAKLTNRLNFLKERRALLASEMQNLDMARPPAAPPTAPAPNKDST